A region of Leptospira bouyouniensis DNA encodes the following proteins:
- a CDS encoding patatin-like phospholipase family protein, producing MSRKPLEPNSQSKIPKAKGSKRALLVEGGGMKGAFSGGVLYAWNRFLRPNYFDLVVGVSSGACAAAYYVSMPKEEPVKSEKALAVWYRDLSGRKLISFFHPFQGKTLLNQEYLIDFIFRKKVRLESETLDSKKLPHFVIAVSNLHTHSIEYIKATSSNVFDLLKAATSLPIATRGKHKLDGKLYSDAAILNPLPIQDIIEAGYKEIVVIMNSPIRHISGPLTRFTSLLAFPKHRTIRRMMRKFHHFHFNLGREIAVKPPKGVKIITVAPDEPLPVKLTTTIRTKLYKTALLGVKKGEEAIQFILKRKPKLKSKN from the coding sequence ATGAGCCGGAAACCATTAGAACCCAATTCCCAATCAAAAATTCCGAAAGCGAAAGGGAGTAAACGTGCCCTACTTGTGGAAGGTGGGGGAATGAAAGGTGCGTTTTCCGGCGGAGTTTTGTATGCTTGGAATCGTTTCCTCCGGCCAAATTACTTTGATTTGGTGGTAGGTGTTTCATCTGGAGCCTGCGCAGCTGCATATTATGTTTCCATGCCCAAAGAAGAACCTGTGAAAAGCGAAAAGGCTTTGGCTGTTTGGTACAGGGATTTGTCAGGAAGAAAACTCATTTCTTTTTTCCATCCCTTCCAAGGAAAAACCTTACTCAACCAGGAATATTTAATCGATTTTATCTTTCGAAAAAAAGTTCGTTTAGAATCTGAAACCCTCGATTCTAAAAAATTACCTCATTTTGTCATTGCAGTCAGTAACTTACATACACATTCCATTGAGTACATCAAAGCCACTTCGAGTAATGTTTTTGATTTATTAAAAGCAGCAACATCCCTTCCCATTGCCACTCGCGGAAAACATAAGTTAGATGGAAAATTATATTCCGATGCTGCCATCCTTAATCCTCTTCCTATCCAAGATATAATAGAAGCTGGGTATAAAGAAATTGTTGTGATTATGAATTCTCCGATTCGGCATATCTCAGGCCCACTCACAAGGTTTACGAGTTTACTTGCTTTCCCAAAGCACAGAACTATCCGCAGGATGATGCGGAAGTTCCACCACTTCCATTTTAATTTGGGTCGTGAAATCGCAGTGAAACCACCAAAAGGTGTGAAGATCATCACTGTGGCACCTGACGAACCACTGCCGGTCAAACTCACAACCACCATCCGCACGAAACTGTATAAAACAGCCTTACTTGGTGTGAAAAAAGGAGAAGAGGCGATTCAGTTCATTTTGAAGCGGAAACCAAAACTAAAATCAAAAAACTAA
- the thiM gene encoding hydroxyethylthiazole kinase produces the protein MSQTILKYTIEDLESLRSKVPLVHNITNYVVMNNTANALLAIGASPIMAHAIEEVEEMVTICSATVINIGTLSEPWIQSMEKAAKKAVSLGKPLVLDPVGAGASNIRNAAIRRILDAGNPSIVRGNASEILSTLSSSGKTKGVDATDSSESAVETGKSLSKVTGGVVVISGATDYILKGTDSAQISNGDVLMTKVTGLGCTASALCGAFAAVQKDQFRAATSAMAVMGIAGELAKSKTSSPGSFQVAFLDALYELNADTIKQRLNAK, from the coding sequence ATGTCTCAAACTATTTTAAAATATACAATCGAAGATTTAGAATCTTTACGTTCGAAAGTCCCTTTAGTTCATAATATTACTAACTACGTTGTGATGAACAACACAGCCAATGCCCTCCTTGCTATCGGTGCCTCCCCCATTATGGCACATGCCATCGAAGAAGTGGAAGAAATGGTTACAATCTGTTCGGCAACGGTCATCAACATTGGAACTTTGTCTGAACCGTGGATCCAAAGTATGGAAAAAGCGGCCAAAAAAGCAGTTTCATTAGGGAAACCCTTGGTTCTTGACCCAGTGGGTGCAGGGGCAAGTAACATCCGTAATGCGGCGATTCGTCGGATCTTAGATGCGGGAAACCCAAGCATCGTCCGTGGGAATGCTTCCGAAATTCTCTCAACTCTCTCATCATCAGGGAAAACCAAAGGTGTGGATGCAACAGACTCATCTGAATCCGCAGTCGAAACTGGGAAATCATTATCCAAAGTCACTGGTGGAGTGGTTGTGATCAGTGGCGCCACTGATTATATCTTAAAAGGTACAGATTCCGCTCAAATCTCCAATGGTGATGTTCTCATGACAAAGGTCACGGGCCTTGGTTGTACCGCATCTGCCCTCTGTGGTGCCTTTGCTGCTGTCCAAAAAGACCAGTTCCGTGCCGCAACTTCTGCGATGGCGGTGATGGGGATTGCTGGTGAATTGGCAAAATCCAAAACTTCTAGCCCAGGAAGTTTCCAAGTGGCATTCCTTGATGCCCTCTACGAACTGAATGCAGATACCATCAAACAAAGGTTAAATGCAAAGTAA
- a CDS encoding HepT-like ribonuclease domain-containing protein translates to MFHELVFYCKELESFIFRNQIQEFKEGEHDSFFAEEMLKTIQTESLKIPQSEKQKYPNLPWEKMDTMWQKDLARAYDYIDLKMLYYVCAYEIPKFSKTIKLEIR, encoded by the coding sequence ATGTTTCATGAATTGGTTTTTTATTGTAAGGAACTAGAATCTTTTATTTTCCGAAATCAAATCCAAGAATTTAAGGAAGGAGAACACGATAGTTTTTTTGCCGAAGAGATGTTAAAAACCATTCAAACTGAATCTCTCAAAATCCCCCAGTCAGAAAAACAAAAGTATCCAAATCTTCCATGGGAAAAAATGGATACAATGTGGCAAAAGGATTTGGCCCGAGCTTACGATTATATCGACTTAAAGATGTTATACTACGTTTGTGCTTATGAAATTCCCAAGTTTTCAAAAACCATAAAATTGGAAATTAGGTAA
- a CDS encoding acyl-CoA thioesterase, translating into MIRTEIQIRFNDMDPMRRVNNASYSAYLELARLDFCNRYLSVQELEDIPFVMARVEMDLIASVLPGDSIYIHTWVSKIGTSSWEFSYEIKNQKTDVLYVKAKTVQVYFDYRAQTKLPIPNEFRICLEKEMV; encoded by the coding sequence ATGATCCGAACAGAAATCCAAATTCGATTCAATGATATGGACCCCATGCGTAGAGTGAATAACGCAAGTTATTCGGCATATTTGGAGTTAGCACGACTCGATTTTTGTAATCGGTATTTGTCAGTTCAGGAACTAGAAGACATTCCTTTTGTGATGGCTCGTGTGGAAATGGATTTGATTGCTTCTGTTTTACCAGGGGATTCCATTTACATCCACACTTGGGTTTCCAAAATTGGAACTAGTTCTTGGGAATTTTCTTACGAAATCAAAAACCAAAAAACAGATGTTTTGTATGTCAAAGCCAAAACAGTGCAGGTATATTTTGATTACCGTGCCCAAACCAAATTGCCAATCCCAAACGAATTCAGAATTTGTTTAGAAAAGGAAATGGTATGA
- a CDS encoding LIC_11502 family protein yields the protein MSEKENEVYLTTLQSQLPSHLLVQLPKLIPHFRKLETLVPLPKDLPELLKKGIYFALIQSVVRLLNRETDPMLPEIVPEYKELIRTISDTYLKLQPEIESNWLDECIQFGDKSAYHWEWKHFDSKELF from the coding sequence ATGTCTGAAAAAGAGAATGAAGTTTACCTTACAACACTCCAGAGCCAATTGCCAAGCCATTTGTTAGTCCAATTGCCAAAACTTATCCCGCATTTCCGAAAACTGGAAACACTGGTTCCATTGCCAAAGGACCTACCAGAACTTTTAAAAAAAGGAATATATTTTGCATTGATTCAATCGGTTGTAAGACTCCTCAACCGAGAAACAGATCCAATGTTACCAGAAATTGTTCCCGAATACAAAGAACTCATCCGCACAATTTCTGATACTTATTTAAAATTACAACCAGAGATCGAATCCAATTGGTTAGACGAATGCATTCAGTTCGGGGATAAATCAGCTTACCATTGGGAATGGAAACATTTTGATTCCAAAGAACTGTTTTAG
- a CDS encoding DUF1577 domain-containing protein, whose amino-acid sequence MRPMDQITGKEQKNHVILHYLMNQEMKANWNGQVQTITVLQEVPGGEEIIVQWSEVWVLAEGSNIVLSKLLARYLELHCTFVKQLAPHKVQLRVEKVLIAKKERLNPRFTITEEGMVNVTNIVSSKTIIEANMFNIPTLVRVNFEDYRKRMMVRSGEAGTMDIFKSGMERKFDVVKSTQKILFIKDATNPESYKMDEEGFLNYEDDIEDNVDKLAFAARDKKIKSELIMPILYKNELEEIIPIGYYFLQTKDKFITEDDLKFYQTQITEMIERIKDANLMTTVEKFPVIDLSATGLKLRISNSTLIETLPKQKGILLELVFKLQTPFRFFGKIAWSHKEDSGDLLVGVEFSGKRTYAEKVRFEENIEIIKNNGRTAA is encoded by the coding sequence ATGCGACCAATGGACCAAATCACAGGCAAAGAACAAAAAAACCATGTGATCTTACATTATTTAATGAATCAGGAAATGAAAGCCAATTGGAACGGTCAGGTACAAACCATAACCGTTTTACAAGAAGTACCTGGTGGTGAAGAGATCATCGTACAATGGTCTGAGGTTTGGGTACTCGCAGAAGGTTCGAACATTGTTCTTTCCAAGTTACTCGCACGTTATCTAGAACTACATTGTACGTTTGTCAAACAACTCGCACCTCATAAAGTCCAATTGCGAGTGGAAAAAGTGCTCATCGCAAAAAAAGAAAGGCTCAATCCAAGATTTACAATCACAGAAGAAGGAATGGTCAATGTCACAAACATTGTCAGTTCTAAAACCATCATTGAAGCCAATATGTTTAATATCCCAACTCTAGTACGTGTTAATTTTGAAGACTATCGAAAACGTATGATGGTTCGGTCAGGTGAAGCTGGGACCATGGATATTTTTAAATCTGGAATGGAACGTAAATTTGATGTTGTGAAATCAACTCAAAAAATCCTATTCATTAAAGATGCAACAAATCCTGAAAGTTATAAAATGGACGAAGAAGGTTTTCTCAACTACGAAGACGATATTGAAGATAACGTCGATAAACTTGCGTTTGCTGCTCGAGATAAAAAAATCAAATCCGAACTCATAATGCCAATTTTGTACAAAAACGAATTGGAAGAAATCATTCCCATAGGTTATTATTTTTTACAAACAAAAGATAAATTCATCACAGAAGATGATCTAAAATTTTACCAAACACAAATTACAGAGATGATTGAAAGGATTAAAGACGCAAACCTAATGACAACGGTTGAAAAGTTCCCAGTCATCGATCTTTCAGCTACAGGACTAAAACTCCGAATCAGTAATAGTACACTTATAGAAACATTACCAAAACAAAAAGGGATTTTACTGGAACTTGTATTCAAACTTCAAACCCCTTTTCGATTTTTTGGAAAAATCGCATGGTCTCATAAAGAAGATTCAGGTGATTTACTTGTTGGTGTTGAGTTTTCCGGAAAACGAACTTATGCTGAAAAAGTACGTTTTGAAGAAAACATCGAAATCATCAAAAACAATGGTAGGACTGCGGCTTAA
- the queG gene encoding tRNA epoxyqueuosine(34) reductase QueG, producing MATQSQYQSQIKSLCMKEGFSFVGFAKASIPEKDLTFLETWILEKKFGNMDWFAKDHAIAIRNRFENLGFAPKSAICMGFVYRSSEGETLLSQMERKVSRYALGTDYHIVLRNKGDLILKALRKLFPTNQFRQSVDSLPIAEKILTRESGVVWQGKHTNLIHPKLGSYFFLSIILTDLELGETPKEEITTDHCGSCRRCLDVCPTNALEPYQLDASKCISYLTIEDRMESEVTESFLKWDRKDWVYGCDLCQEVCPWNEGIAKRNQVETNEPSFLPREFWNDPSFLSKEFLSEEEFKGYFEKTPIERIGVSIWNRNQVNKKNS from the coding sequence ATGGCCACGCAATCCCAATACCAATCTCAAATCAAATCACTTTGTATGAAAGAAGGATTTTCATTTGTTGGGTTTGCAAAAGCAAGTATCCCCGAAAAAGACCTAACGTTTTTAGAAACTTGGATTTTGGAAAAGAAATTTGGGAATATGGACTGGTTTGCCAAAGACCATGCCATTGCCATCCGCAATCGATTTGAAAATTTGGGATTTGCTCCCAAGTCTGCGATCTGTATGGGGTTTGTTTATCGTTCCAGTGAAGGTGAAACTTTGCTTTCTCAAATGGAACGAAAAGTTTCTAGGTACGCACTCGGAACTGATTACCATATCGTATTAAGAAATAAAGGGGATCTGATCTTAAAAGCACTACGCAAACTTTTTCCAACAAATCAATTCCGCCAATCGGTTGATAGTTTGCCCATTGCTGAAAAAATCCTGACTAGGGAATCGGGTGTTGTTTGGCAAGGGAAACACACCAATCTTATCCATCCAAAACTTGGATCCTATTTTTTTCTCTCCATCATCCTCACCGATTTAGAGTTAGGTGAAACACCAAAAGAAGAGATTACCACAGACCATTGTGGGAGTTGTCGGCGATGTTTGGATGTTTGTCCCACAAATGCTTTGGAACCATACCAATTGGATGCTTCCAAATGTATTTCCTACCTTACCATTGAAGATAGAATGGAAAGTGAAGTGACCGAATCTTTTTTGAAGTGGGACAGAAAGGATTGGGTTTATGGTTGTGACTTATGCCAAGAAGTATGTCCCTGGAATGAAGGGATCGCCAAACGGAACCAAGTCGAAACAAATGAACCCAGTTTTTTACCGAGAGAATTTTGGAATGATCCTTCATTTTTATCCAAAGAGTTTTTATCAGAAGAAGAATTTAAAGGATACTTTGAGAAAACTCCCATCGAACGAATTGGTGTCTCCATTTGGAACCGAAACCAAGTGAACAAAAAAAATTCTTAA
- a CDS encoding response regulator, with translation MGKAILFVDDEQIILMSLKSQLKKHFGNDYRYETAQNTEEAWSIIEELAEEGINILIIISDWLMPNQRGDEFLREVHKTYPNIKKIIISGHIDEHSLNQLKGEVNLHSFLNKPWSESDLIKKVEDAITKIA, from the coding sequence ATGGGCAAAGCCATCCTCTTCGTAGATGACGAACAAATCATTCTGATGAGTTTGAAGTCTCAGTTGAAAAAACATTTTGGGAACGATTATCGATATGAAACCGCCCAAAATACGGAAGAGGCATGGTCGATCATTGAAGAATTAGCCGAAGAAGGTATTAACATCCTCATCATCATTTCTGATTGGCTTATGCCAAACCAACGTGGTGATGAGTTCTTACGTGAAGTCCACAAAACCTACCCAAACATTAAAAAAATAATTATTTCCGGACATATCGATGAACATTCCCTTAACCAATTGAAAGGGGAAGTAAACCTACATAGTTTTTTAAACAAACCTTGGTCTGAATCGGATTTAATCAAAAAAGTAGAAGACGCAATAACGAAGATTGCCTAG
- a CDS encoding FKBP-type peptidyl-prolyl cis-trans isomerase: MKFLLPIFLFLFILVSVPVTPAEKDFQIIDIVVGKGDEAFSGSYVTVHYVGKLKNGTKFDSSRDRNRPFEFNLGAGEVVKGWDKGIKGMRVGGKRKLIIPPELGYGSKKVGNIPPDSTLIFEVELLKIY; this comes from the coding sequence ATGAAGTTTTTACTCCCTATTTTTCTCTTTCTATTCATTTTGGTAAGTGTTCCCGTTACGCCGGCAGAAAAAGATTTCCAAATCATAGACATCGTAGTGGGCAAAGGAGACGAAGCGTTTTCTGGTTCCTATGTCACGGTTCACTATGTTGGAAAATTAAAAAACGGGACCAAATTTGATAGTTCCAGAGACCGTAACCGCCCTTTTGAATTTAACTTAGGTGCAGGAGAAGTCGTGAAGGGTTGGGATAAAGGCATCAAAGGGATGCGAGTGGGTGGCAAACGAAAACTCATCATCCCACCAGAACTAGGGTATGGAAGTAAAAAAGTTGGGAACATCCCACCTGATTCCACATTGATCTTTGAAGTCGAACTTTTGAAAATATACTAA
- the thiE gene encoding thiamine phosphate synthase — protein sequence MQSKFRGVYLVTDRPLCLHHQLEEVVRLSASGGVSLVQLREKETSSREFLTLAIHLKKILTPFQIPLLINDRVDLCLASGADGVHLGQSDLPWLEARKLLGKNAIIGLSIETKEDWESLNREHSNPSLDYLAVSPVFNTPTKTNTKQALGLAGVRWLKENTKLPVVAIGGINIGNAKEVIQAGADMIAVVSAICSAKDPKEATLSLRNLF from the coding sequence ATGCAAAGTAAATTCCGCGGGGTGTATCTGGTAACAGATAGACCCCTTTGCCTCCACCACCAGTTAGAAGAAGTCGTAAGATTGTCCGCTTCAGGTGGAGTTTCCCTTGTCCAACTGAGGGAAAAAGAAACCTCTTCCCGAGAATTCTTAACACTCGCGATCCATTTAAAAAAAATTCTCACACCTTTCCAGATCCCTCTCCTCATCAATGATCGAGTTGACCTTTGTTTGGCATCTGGTGCTGATGGGGTCCATTTAGGCCAATCCGACTTACCTTGGTTAGAGGCAAGAAAACTGCTTGGCAAAAACGCCATCATTGGACTTTCCATTGAAACAAAAGAAGACTGGGAAAGTTTAAATCGAGAACACTCAAATCCAAGTTTGGATTATTTGGCAGTTTCACCAGTATTCAATACACCCACAAAAACCAATACAAAACAGGCATTAGGTCTAGCAGGCGTTCGCTGGCTAAAAGAAAATACAAAACTACCTGTTGTGGCCATTGGTGGTATCAATATTGGCAATGCGAAAGAAGTAATCCAAGCAGGGGCTGATATGATTGCCGTTGTCAGTGCGATTTGTTCGGCAAAGGACCCAAAAGAAGCGACTCTTTCCTTACGAAATTTGTTTTAA
- a CDS encoding YHYH protein: MKRKQFLASTSLLAIFVLLLTNCKPKSDSDEETLLLLAAAASRICANSSFTGTTVVNSTATLDTNTDCITGMTSSMSADLPAWIRNNFKCAVGSVSGSNYVFRAQNIPNNKSYYFGSNSPMYETLAAGKTPAGTNQISSQCLVYSIPSNPAEKSGSKTGTQSGYVSVGITVNGLAIFNNAAAPGDVLASEVSTFDKFNGHPQNTGVYHHHSQPLNVSNDNANLIGILLDGFPVYGLLCDRNTVAPGDDAAPGTGTPALDSNHGHTAATVLFPSGIYHYHYAYDSTATTNTLIGSFFHGTPGTISN; encoded by the coding sequence ATGAAAAGGAAACAATTTTTAGCGTCCACGTCTCTCCTCGCAATATTCGTACTATTACTAACCAACTGTAAACCCAAATCAGATTCAGATGAAGAGACCTTACTCTTGTTAGCTGCTGCAGCTTCTAGAATTTGTGCCAATTCTTCTTTTACAGGAACAACCGTTGTCAACTCAACTGCCACTTTGGATACCAATACAGATTGTATCACTGGTATGACATCATCTATGTCCGCTGACCTACCTGCTTGGATCCGAAATAATTTTAAATGTGCAGTTGGTTCTGTCTCTGGCAGTAATTATGTATTCCGTGCCCAAAATATTCCGAATAACAAAAGTTACTACTTTGGTTCTAACTCTCCTATGTATGAAACATTAGCTGCTGGTAAAACTCCAGCTGGCACTAACCAAATTTCATCGCAGTGTTTGGTTTATTCCATCCCGAGTAACCCAGCGGAGAAATCTGGATCTAAAACAGGGACCCAAAGTGGTTATGTATCGGTTGGGATCACTGTCAATGGTCTTGCGATTTTTAATAATGCTGCGGCCCCAGGGGATGTATTAGCATCAGAAGTATCCACCTTTGACAAGTTCAATGGCCACCCACAAAACACCGGTGTGTACCACCACCACTCGCAACCGTTAAACGTCTCGAATGACAATGCTAATTTGATTGGAATACTTTTGGATGGATTTCCTGTTTATGGATTGCTCTGTGATCGAAATACTGTTGCCCCAGGTGATGATGCTGCTCCAGGAACTGGAACACCTGCTCTAGATTCCAACCATGGACATACAGCAGCGACGGTTTTATTCCCTAGTGGAATTTACCATTACCATTATGCGTATGATTCCACTGCGACTACCAATACTCTTATCGGTTCTTTTTTCCACGGGACACCAGGAACGATTTCCAACTAA
- a CDS encoding OmpA family protein — protein MFWISLILVSLFFVFYWLWPKNELGNTEKYSNEFNPYETQTIRKKNVTVEKVVYFEAGMSKLVDNEILNLKRWFTPDSLQSLDSVLLIGSADSSGNLAANRKLVKERIQAIRKILVSFGITPEKISTLPLEPVHGRSAKEREKFRSVQIKLNFLG, from the coding sequence ATGTTTTGGATTTCCCTAATATTAGTTAGTTTGTTCTTCGTTTTCTACTGGCTTTGGCCAAAAAACGAACTCGGAAACACAGAAAAATATTCAAATGAGTTCAATCCGTACGAAACGCAAACAATTCGCAAAAAAAACGTTACAGTAGAAAAGGTAGTCTACTTTGAGGCAGGGATGTCTAAATTAGTAGACAATGAAATACTGAATTTAAAACGTTGGTTCACACCCGATTCATTACAATCGTTAGATTCTGTGCTCCTCATCGGCTCGGCGGACAGTTCGGGAAATTTGGCAGCCAATCGAAAATTGGTGAAAGAAAGGATCCAAGCGATACGTAAAATTTTGGTTTCGTTTGGGATCACACCTGAAAAAATATCCACCCTCCCACTAGAACCCGTCCATGGCCGGTCGGCAAAAGAAAGAGAGAAATTTCGGTCCGTACAAATCAAATTGAATTTTTTAGGATAA
- a CDS encoding delta-60 repeat domain-containing protein: protein MGAFRSHFLTYILFFALVFQCKPAELSNTCDVRTDGFIYGSLIRFVTGDRSPSCLPSFDFQELWGVFQAPSGDIGVNAMTSYNDQIIIGGNFQLLGPSTGSAAFLQSGDGKVVPSRYCPYLKIVGNTYIAIPDGGGGFYIGGEFFAVQGQERFGVAHILPGCQLDYQFNVPKDNTRIVYSLLLKDDKLYVGGNFTLWGDTTQRYLVRLNRYTGNIDTSFTVQNIDNTVFDLDTDFDSVFVCGEFSQIGGITKRGIARISSANGAVITSFNTVISTGTCLDLYLGTDSQGSPNLFIVGDFTAPSGNYAFAVYPDGTATGWAPDPNAQVNSVQQYQNKIYLGGSFTTLNGGTPTSYLASVNQNTGTIINNNFGLDAYVASLQVIENTLYLSGQFTTVKGNPRISMAALDLTNETVNGFNPTPEGTISNPGSSFLSAGNGVVFVTFDRSTINVVPRNHFAVIDEYTGAPIEGTPNFDFSIKALHVNGNRLFVGGSFTNVGGQSRNAFAILDLPHYQVSSTNVILSGSPEIRTITSDESKVYAGGISLGTVNGQTRNGVFALNLGDLSLNNWNPDLGVGSSGESILVVNDLVFIGGSFTQVNGVGGYQYFQAVDKLSGTKMDIPSTSNLPGGLLYSLAYANSRIYIGGFFTNITGIGTVNFAAVYDLTSRTYLQPNPVSAENMVNYVAAYPDGNVFYGGSFVNLNGDTRYNSFGVYQTYTNSLSPWNAGINNVVYTSMFKNGSYYLGGIFNVALRRINGGLVRTRLIE from the coding sequence ATGGGTGCGTTTCGATCTCATTTCTTAACCTACATCTTGTTTTTCGCTTTGGTTTTCCAATGCAAACCAGCCGAGTTGTCGAATACTTGTGATGTAAGAACTGATGGTTTTATATATGGATCTCTCATTCGTTTTGTAACAGGTGACAGATCACCCTCTTGCCTACCTTCTTTCGATTTCCAAGAACTTTGGGGAGTGTTCCAAGCCCCGTCTGGCGATATTGGTGTCAATGCCATGACAAGTTATAATGACCAAATTATCATTGGAGGCAACTTCCAATTGTTAGGCCCTTCAACTGGGAGTGCGGCCTTTTTGCAATCAGGAGATGGAAAAGTTGTACCTAGCCGGTATTGCCCATATTTAAAAATCGTAGGGAACACATACATTGCCATTCCTGATGGTGGAGGTGGGTTTTACATTGGTGGCGAATTTTTTGCCGTCCAAGGCCAAGAAAGATTTGGAGTGGCTCATATCTTACCTGGTTGCCAATTGGATTATCAATTCAATGTTCCCAAAGATAATACACGCATAGTCTATTCTTTATTACTGAAAGATGACAAACTGTACGTTGGTGGGAATTTTACTTTATGGGGAGATACAACCCAAAGATACCTCGTTCGATTGAATCGATATACAGGTAATATTGATACATCATTTACAGTCCAAAACATTGATAATACAGTTTTTGATTTAGATACGGATTTTGATTCCGTTTTTGTTTGTGGTGAATTTTCGCAAATTGGTGGAATCACCAAACGAGGGATCGCAAGAATATCTTCCGCAAATGGAGCTGTCATCACGTCTTTTAATACAGTAATTTCGACCGGAACTTGTCTAGATTTGTATCTAGGAACTGATTCACAAGGAAGCCCAAATCTGTTTATTGTTGGAGATTTCACTGCACCTAGCGGGAATTATGCGTTTGCGGTTTACCCAGATGGTACAGCAACAGGTTGGGCACCAGATCCTAATGCACAAGTCAATTCAGTTCAACAATACCAAAACAAAATATATTTGGGAGGGTCGTTCACAACCTTAAATGGTGGAACACCTACTTCATATTTGGCTTCCGTAAACCAAAACACTGGAACTATTATCAACAATAACTTTGGTTTAGATGCTTATGTAGCTTCCCTACAAGTCATCGAAAATACTTTGTATCTAAGTGGTCAATTCACTACTGTCAAAGGAAACCCTAGAATTTCTATGGCGGCTCTCGATTTAACGAATGAAACAGTGAATGGATTTAATCCAACACCTGAAGGTACAATCAGTAATCCTGGTTCTAGTTTTTTATCAGCAGGGAATGGAGTTGTCTTTGTTACATTTGATCGTTCAACGATCAATGTTGTACCAAGGAATCATTTTGCTGTTATCGATGAGTATACAGGTGCTCCAATTGAAGGAACGCCTAACTTTGATTTTTCGATCAAAGCATTACATGTAAATGGTAATCGTTTGTTCGTTGGAGGTTCCTTCACAAACGTTGGTGGACAATCCAGAAATGCCTTTGCCATATTAGATTTACCTCATTACCAAGTGAGTTCCACAAATGTTATACTATCAGGTTCCCCCGAAATTCGTACTATCACAAGTGATGAATCAAAAGTATATGCGGGAGGTATCAGTTTAGGTACTGTGAATGGCCAAACAAGAAATGGTGTGTTTGCTTTAAACTTAGGTGATCTTTCACTAAACAATTGGAATCCAGATTTGGGTGTTGGGAGCAGTGGAGAAAGTATCCTTGTGGTCAACGACCTTGTTTTCATCGGGGGAAGTTTTACCCAAGTGAATGGAGTGGGAGGATATCAATATTTCCAAGCAGTCGACAAACTCAGTGGCACAAAAATGGATATTCCAAGTACTTCCAATTTACCTGGTGGCCTTTTGTACAGCCTTGCCTATGCTAATTCCAGAATCTACATTGGTGGTTTTTTTACAAACATCACAGGTATTGGTACGGTGAATTTTGCAGCCGTTTACGACCTAACTTCAAGAACATATCTGCAACCCAATCCAGTATCCGCAGAAAATATGGTTAATTATGTTGCTGCCTATCCCGATGGAAATGTCTTCTATGGTGGATCTTTTGTGAATTTAAATGGAGATACTAGATATAATTCCTTTGGAGTATACCAAACATATACCAATTCCTTATCCCCATGGAATGCGGGGATCAACAACGTAGTTTACACATCCATGTTTAAAAATGGAAGTTATTATCTTGGAGGAATCTTTAACGTCGCACTTAGGCGTATCAATGGTGGTTTAGTCCGTACTCGACTGATTGAGTGA